A section of the Schistosoma haematobium chromosome ZW, whole genome shotgun sequence genome encodes:
- the CARHSP1 gene encoding Calcium-regulated heat stable protein 1 (EggNog:ENOG410V9FA~COG:S), which produces MVFILEFQEMVFKVKLDLLTKQLEEFNYSQFLTLTTQTISLESDQEYNCQISALNYKFPRCFKYFKTRESQCNLLDFSFASDINGVNCVLQLKLKDLQGDRSLNGRYKCAKLTKLYT; this is translated from the coding sequence ATGGTATTTATACTAGAGTTTCAGGAAATGGTGTTTAAAGTTAAACTTGATTTACTAACTAAGCAACTTGAGGAATTTAACTATAGTCAGTTCCTAACATTAACCACACAAACGATTTCATTGGAAAGTGATCAGGAATACAATTGCCAGATTTCAGCGCTCAATTATAAATTTCCACGATGTTTTAAGTATTTCAAAACACGTGAATCACAGTGTAATTTACTGGATTTTTCATTTGCTTCTGATATTAATGGAGTTAATTGTGTTCTTCAGTTGAAGTTAAAAGATCTACAGGGTGATAGGAGCCTGAATGGACGTTACAAATGTGCAAAATTGACTAAATTATATACGTAA